A stretch of Schistocerca nitens isolate TAMUIC-IGC-003100 chromosome 6, iqSchNite1.1, whole genome shotgun sequence DNA encodes these proteins:
- the LOC126263684 gene encoding uncharacterized protein LOC126263684 — protein MGARVLLDTSVTYEIKTDFDFLNEECSFESSCVDLKDMNTIVISIYRIPGSAVTATFLSKLQYLLTKLKKESRKNIITPADFNVNMADLSQSLLFLRLVP, from the exons ATGGGGGCTCGCGTACTTCTCGATACCAGCGTAACATATGAAATAAAGAcagattttgattttttaaatgaggAGTGCTCCTTTGAAAGTAGTTGTGTTGACCTAAAAGACATGAACACAATAGTCATATCAATTTACAGAATTCCGGGAAGTGCAGTAACCGCaactttcttgtccaaactacagtaTCTTCTTACTAAACTTAAGAAAGAAAGTAGGAAAAATATCATCACACCAGCTGATTTTAATGTAAATATG GCAGATTTGTCACAAtctcttctttttcttcgtctGGTGCCATAA